The Reichenbachiella carrageenanivorans region CGAAAGACATTGCAGAGCACAATAATTTAGCGGAAGCTAATCCTGAAAGAGTGAGAGAGATGTTTAAAAAACTGTTTGAGTGGGAGCTGACTCTCGAAAGACCCTTGTGGCTATTGGATAGAAAATACGAGAAGTACGATGTCGATCGTATGGACAAATACAGGTAAACAGAGAATAGATTTAGTATGTTTAGTTGAATAAAGTGAGAGAGGGAAAGGAGAAGAGTTTTTGTGATGTCCTATTAAAGTTCGCCCGGATAGAGACTGGATGAAGACAAAAACTCTCTTCTCTTTCACTTTATATAGCAGTAGCTAGTCTTTGTAAGAACAAAACACAAAACCTTCATGAAAACACACACTACATCAAGAGCTGCCTGGGTTGTATTCAGTGCTGGTGCATTCTTTTTCTATAGTTTCATTCAGATGACACTATTTAGTACGGAGGCTATGAAGACCCATTTTATGGGTAAACTTGCTCTGGAATCAGCTGCGGACTTTGGGAGTTTTGCTGGTACATTTTTGTATGGCACGGTGTTACTGCTCTTACCTATAGGTGTATTGCTGGACAAAATATCTGTTCGAAAAACCATTATAGCGACGCTGCTACTTATGGTTGTTTGTACATTCGCTACCGCCTTTACTTCTGATGTGAAAGTTGCTATGGCTTTGAGATTTCTCATGGGAGTAGCCCATTGTGTGGCATTTATGGCGCCATTTAGACTAGCACCTCGATGGTTCCCATCTAGTCAATTGGCTTTAGTAGCAGGGCTGGTTGTGACTTTTGCTGTCTTTGGGGGATGGGTTTCTGGAGCTCCTATGCTGATGCTGATTACTGCTTTGGGTGGACATTCCACACTTTTAGTTAATGGACTCTTAGGAGTGCTGATACTAATAATCATTCTGATTTTCGTGAAAGATAGCCCTGAAGTAGAAACTAACGAATCCTCAACTGGAAGCCTTTCTTTAGCCGAAGGATTGAAATTGGCTGCTGCCAATAAACAAAACTGGTTAGCAGGTTTGTTTATTGGTTTCCTCAATTTATCCGTATTGTTACTAGGTGCTATTTGGGGCACAACTTAT contains the following coding sequences:
- a CDS encoding MFS transporter — encoded protein: MKTHTTSRAAWVVFSAGAFFFYSFIQMTLFSTEAMKTHFMGKLALESAADFGSFAGTFLYGTVLLLLPIGVLLDKISVRKTIIATLLLMVVCTFATAFTSDVKVAMALRFLMGVAHCVAFMAPFRLAPRWFPSSQLALVAGLVVTFAVFGGWVSGAPMLMLITALGGHSTLLVNGLLGVLILIIILIFVKDSPEVETNESSTGSLSLAEGLKLAAANKQNWLAGLFIGFLNLSVLLLGAIWGTTYLKFVNPDFSESTYTGIIGMIFIGTMIGSPACGWLSDKLQSRKKAMIGGAVMSLIVMLLIMFPLDTSAGYFYFIFLLLGLITSAQSIGYPVIGESNEDRVLGTANGLSAVVLMGMGAIGQPLFGWFVAQFGGAAGATPIQLQGAFQTAIWMMPVAFVGAILCAVFLRETFHKA